In uncultured Desulfobacter sp., one DNA window encodes the following:
- a CDS encoding M23 family metallopeptidase translates to MLRIKACTVVLFTFLIITAVTVAGTRVNATEPMVLAHPERVGIGQPFLVRLTSDQAFDRILIHWMDQEFAPSVSQWNGHHVAIAMLGTDVLTIKPGRQKFIVRAWAGGKETVLHRSVKIIGRTYPRQELSLPSKMVTPPTVELERIKAERARTQKAKKTWSDQRLWRLPFHRPVEGSFTSVYGLQRVLNGTPKNPHQGVDFRAPVGTAVEAVAEGRVILVESHYYAGNSIYIDHGNGVISLYFHLSDFDVSPGDIVKRGQVIGRAGSTGRATGPHLHLSISVQGQLVDPVPLFEKTSDQLLR, encoded by the coding sequence TTGTTGCGTATTAAAGCCTGCACTGTTGTGTTATTCACATTCCTCATCATCACTGCCGTAACTGTGGCGGGAACCCGCGTTAACGCCACAGAGCCTATGGTCCTTGCCCATCCGGAACGGGTGGGCATAGGACAGCCTTTTCTTGTGCGATTGACGTCAGATCAAGCCTTTGACAGGATTCTTATCCATTGGATGGATCAGGAGTTTGCGCCGTCAGTCTCCCAGTGGAACGGTCATCATGTGGCGATTGCCATGCTGGGTACGGATGTTTTGACCATCAAACCGGGCCGGCAAAAATTTATTGTCCGGGCTTGGGCCGGTGGCAAGGAAACTGTCCTGCATCGGTCGGTAAAAATTATTGGCCGGACATATCCCCGCCAGGAGTTGAGCCTGCCGTCAAAGATGGTGACGCCGCCCACTGTTGAACTTGAGCGGATAAAAGCGGAAAGGGCTCGCACCCAGAAGGCAAAAAAGACCTGGTCAGACCAGCGGTTATGGCGGCTGCCCTTTCACCGGCCGGTGGAGGGAAGCTTTACCAGCGTTTATGGGCTGCAACGTGTGCTGAACGGTACACCCAAAAATCCCCACCAGGGCGTGGATTTCCGGGCGCCTGTAGGGACTGCCGTAGAAGCGGTGGCCGAGGGCCGGGTCATTTTGGTCGAATCCCACTACTATGCCGGCAACTCCATCTATATAGACCATGGTAACGGTGTCATTTCCCTGTACTTTCACCTGAGTGATTTCGACGTTTCACCGGGAGATATTGTAAAACGGGGACAGGTTATCGGTCGAGCCGGCTCTACGGGCCGGGCCACGGGGCCCCACCTGCATCTGTCCATCTCTGTACAGGGCCAGTTGGTGGATCCGGTGCCGTTGTTTGAAAAGACAAGTGATCAATTGCTTCGGTGA
- a CDS encoding DUF1127 domain-containing protein: protein MSFGKKWVQASFRSIKRCFDWIRNIIKQVWQGFRHWKMSKKHCRLLLEMNDYLLKDIGISRADAVRFSRQRDSLWKCIFNKINAGRSGDMQI, encoded by the coding sequence ATGAGTTTCGGCAAAAAGTGGGTTCAGGCATCGTTCCGCTCAATAAAGAGATGCTTTGATTGGATTCGAAACATTATAAAACAGGTCTGGCAGGGATTCAGACATTGGAAAATGTCAAAAAAACATTGCCGCCTGCTCCTGGAAATGAATGATTACCTTCTGAAGGATATTGGAATTAGCCGGGCAGACGCGGTCAGATTTTCCCGGCAAAGGGATAGCCTCTGGAAATGTATTTTTAATAAAATCAATGCCGGTCGTTCCGGTGACATGCAAATTTAG
- a CDS encoding LysR substrate-binding domain-containing protein, protein MPDSIPIELLRTFIAIADSGSFSLAADQIARTQSAVSMQVKRLEELLEKPLIHRDSRNLKLTSDGVTLLHFARRILKLNEEALSVLKRPELKGWVSIGLPDDYAARFLPEILANFSRTHPRVQVKVTCEPSYKLLERIQRKNLDLAMVTSPTPEIENGILLRQDPIVWVTSERHCQHEITPLPLALFSEDCCYCRTWILSALERTGIEHRIAYTSPSIMGLQAAVTAGLAVTAISQSIVWPGIRQLSVEEGFPTLPNASFLLRRNPESNNCIVDSLADHIAKAFSTCSEIGGCLA, encoded by the coding sequence ATGCCGGACTCAATTCCCATAGAACTGCTCAGAACGTTTATTGCCATTGCCGACAGTGGAAGCTTCAGCCTGGCAGCCGATCAGATTGCCAGAACCCAATCGGCCGTGAGCATGCAGGTCAAACGGCTGGAGGAATTACTTGAGAAACCTTTAATTCACAGGGACAGCCGGAATCTTAAATTGACCAGTGACGGCGTCACGCTTCTCCACTTTGCACGGCGGATTTTGAAATTGAACGAAGAGGCCTTGTCGGTACTGAAGCGGCCGGAACTAAAGGGTTGGGTAAGTATTGGCCTGCCGGACGATTATGCGGCCCGGTTTTTGCCCGAAATCCTGGCTAATTTTTCCCGAACCCATCCCAGGGTTCAGGTAAAAGTCACCTGTGAACCCAGCTACAAACTTCTGGAGAGGATACAAAGAAAAAATCTGGACCTGGCCATGGTCACCTCCCCCACCCCCGAAATTGAAAACGGCATCCTGCTCAGGCAGGATCCAATAGTCTGGGTAACTTCGGAACGGCATTGCCAGCATGAAATAACACCGCTCCCCCTGGCCCTTTTCTCAGAAGATTGCTGCTACTGCCGAACCTGGATTCTTTCTGCCCTGGAAAGGACGGGAATTGAGCATAGAATCGCCTATACCAGTCCCAGTATCATGGGCCTGCAGGCAGCAGTTACCGCAGGCCTTGCCGTGACCGCCATTAGTCAGAGTATCGTTTGGCCGGGGATACGCCAACTCAGCGTCGAGGAGGGATTTCCGACCCTGCCCAATGCATCTTTTTTGCTCCGCCGGAATCCGGAATCCAACAACTGCATTGTGGATTCATTGGCAGACCATATCGCCAAAGCGTTCAGCACC